The genomic window ATCAAGCAGGTCTTCAAGCTTGATCGGATTCCTTGCGTTGAAGGCACCTGCGGCTGGTCCGAAGACGAATGTATTGAGGATTCTGAGGCAACTATCTTGCCACAACATACGTCGACCCTTGAATTGGACGCGCTCGAGTTCATCCTTCGCGTCGAAGAAGTTTGGATACTGGTCCGGTATACCTTGGTATACGCCGGTATCCTGAAATTTCTTGTCGAGTATCTCGATCAGGATGTCCGCCACTCCTGGGCCTGACAGATGCGACTTTTCTAGAGCCTCGGCGACTACGCTTATCCAGGTCTTTGGATGAACGCCCGGTGGTCCTCTGAGCGGATTCCATCGAAAGGGCGATGCGCTTTTTCGACCGACGCTGAACACGCGAAGCTTTTCGGTGTTGGCGGTCTTGATCGCCCTCAATGCGCGATAGCTTCGCTTCCAGTCGATGACCAGAAATGGAATTGAGTTTTGCAGCAAACCCAACAGCAAGAGCTGCGCGACGTTGGTCTTGCCACCGCCTGTAATAGAGAAAATGCCGATGTGCTTTATGAAGTTTTCGCGCCTTAAGAGCAGCGGGATGCCAGATTGTTTGTCATAGAACACCGTGCCGAGTGGGAACTCCCCGCCTGCAGCGGGCACTGCGGGTGGCGGAAGGAGGATTCTACGATCGTCGACATCTGCAGCCAGGTATTGAGCCGCGACCATGTGGATAAGTGCTTCATTCTGTCGCTTCGACTGTTGAGTCTCTGAGGTCAGATAGGCCGTCCAGAGTGCGTCGGCGCGCCTTCCAATCAGTGGCTTCAGTTTTTGGCAAATGGAGCGCAGTTCGTCGTCAAACATTCTCCAGAAACTCTCCTCGCGCTTTCGCCCGTTCGTACTCGTCCCAGAATGTCAGGAAGTCTCGAAGAACGAGAACGACATCCCGCCAACATTCTGTGTCCTGAGCCCTGCGTTCTTTCGCCAGCTCAAATGTCTTTTGATACAGCGGCCCCTTTTCGCGGTGTTCACGGAGGTGGTAGTTCGATGCCACAGAAATTCCCTGAATCATGTTCGCCAGGGCTTCTCTGTCGTCGGCGATTCGCTCGATATTGTCCTTCCTGATCTTGAGTCGTTCGCGAACGGCCGAAGAAATGGTCTCCAGCTTGCTCCTCAGGACTCTCCGGTTGGTGTGCATCATTTTTCCGATGGGATTGTCGGCGGGCAGAGTCGTCGGCAAGGCGCTGCCGACTGAGTACAGCGATTTCGGCACGCTGATTCGGGTCCAATCAATCATTTCAGCCAGTTCCATCTAACCGCTGACACGGCACCAATAAAAAGCTTTGAGCGCGCCCAGTTCGGAAAGCGCTGACGCAACACTCTCCGAAGTTGGCAGCCACAAGCTTTATTAACTGCAAAGTGGCAACAGTGGGATGCAACGCGGAAGTAACGACAAATGGCTGAAGAGCGGACGACAGCGATCAGCTGTAGCGCAAGTGCTAAAAGGCCCAATGACGCCTCTGGAAATCTGGCGATCAGCAAAGACACTAGCGCCGAAAATTCGGCTTCGCGATGTCTGGCTCATTCTTGGAGAAATGCGGGCTCGTGGTGTTGCGACTTGCCTCAATCCAGGGGAACACAACGGCAAGGTATACGTCAGGGCGGACATCGTACCCAAGTCAAGTGATGGGACTGATTGGCACGCTTTTGCGGTGATTTATCGCTCGCGCGTCCGACATCAGGTGCTGATCGCGCTTATGAAGCGCTCACCACAGACAACGACCGCTGTCCGAAAGACCGTCAATGAACGATATCCACATGGGCTCGCGTCCACAGTGCGGGCCATGCAAGGCCTACGTCAACTCGGCCTGGTCACAGTTTGCGGTGAAGGCGCTAAACGCGGCCAGAAACTCTACGCGGTTACAGCCAAGGGCAGACGCTTGATGGAGCTATTCGCCAATCGAACTCGGCGTGCACAAACCTTTTTAAACGCGGTGCCCATGGAGTCGGTATGAGCAAATCAAGCCGGCGCAAAACCGTTCAGCAACTTGCGGAGGAAATCCTCGGTGAACTTCAAGAGATAGACCAGAAGGTTGAATACCTCATCAGACGCCTTCCGCGGAACGGGCATCACTTTCACGATCCTCAATGGAATGAATCGTTCGACTGACCTTCTCAGGTGAGTCGAAGCATCAGCTCAATCGCGTTTTCACGTGAAAGGGCAACGTAGCCGCACGTCTAGCGGCGCATGGGTCACACCTCCTGGTGTGGCCAGTATAAACCCAAGGAAGGAGCAGTAGCATGAATGTCTGCGTCATCAGCGGACAACTCGTGAATCACGCCGTGGTTCGAGGCAAGGATAAGCAAGTCCTTGTCTTCACCGTGGCGTGCAGTCAGCAGAATGGCGAGGCCGAACCCGTGGTATCACACGTACCTTGTGTGGTGTTCAACCCGAGTGAGGAACTGGCCCAGCTGTTGACCACTCAAGGCAAAGGCCTGGCCGTCGAGTTGCAGGGTCGCGTGAACATATCACAGTTCAGGCCCGACGATGAACCGCGGTCAAACGCCGAGGTCGTCGTGTATACCAAGACCATCAAGGTTGGAAACGAGGTGGCGACCGTATCGGTCGCTCCTCGGAAATGCAAGAAGTCGAAGGCCACTCAGGCGGAAGCCCCACAGGGCGTCGTAGCCTGACGTAGCTGAAGCTTCTGATCACAAGGCCTGTCTCTCGAAAGGGAGGCGGGCCTTTCTTGTTCTCCTGAATCAACCCCTGAAACAAGCCTGAAGGAAGTTGATTCAGGTCTATTCCGCGAAGAAAGGAGGTACCAGGTGTACTCACCCCGGATCTCGGAAGACCTCATTCCCAGCCTGTACCGGATGGCCAAAGCCGAGCGCGTCCATATGACAGAACTCGTGGACCGGCTCTTGGTCAAAGCAATCGCGTCGGAGTCGCTGCCAGGCGAAGCCCGCGAAGTCCTGCCAGTACGCATCCCCCTGCCGCGCAATGCGGCACCCGCCAAGAGTCCTGAAGACTCTGCGGCGGCGTAGTTCAGCAACGCCCGAAACAAACCATCGGCTCAGACATCCCGCCATGCCGGAGGTGTCTGCGCCGATTTCATTCAAAGGAGAATCCATGAACGAACCGCCCGAAAAAGATAACGCCAACCAAGAGGCATTCCGGGTCTCAGAGCGCCAACGGCGCAAGGCACGCTGGATTGCTAGACAGCTCGGAAACACCAAAGACGGACAACGCCGGGACACGGCCTTCCTCGTGTCCATCCTGGCCGCATTCGGCGGACACATCCGGTCGTTCCAGCGCCGCACGCCCTAGAAGGAGATC from Candidatus Hydrogenedentota bacterium includes these protein-coding regions:
- a CDS encoding single-stranded DNA-binding protein; the encoded protein is MNVCVISGQLVNHAVVRGKDKQVLVFTVACSQQNGEAEPVVSHVPCVVFNPSEELAQLLTTQGKGLAVELQGRVNISQFRPDDEPRSNAEVVVYTKTIKVGNEVATVSVAPRKCKKSKATQAEAPQGVVA
- a CDS encoding DUF87 domain-containing protein, whose amino-acid sequence is MFDDELRSICQKLKPLIGRRADALWTAYLTSETQQSKRQNEALIHMVAAQYLAADVDDRRILLPPPAVPAAGGEFPLGTVFYDKQSGIPLLLRRENFIKHIGIFSITGGGKTNVAQLLLLGLLQNSIPFLVIDWKRSYRALRAIKTANTEKLRVFSVGRKSASPFRWNPLRGPPGVHPKTWISVVAEALEKSHLSGPGVADILIEILDKKFQDTGVYQGIPDQYPNFFDAKDELERVQFKGRRMLWQDSCLRILNTFVFGPAAGAFNARNPIKLEDLLDDPVVIELDQELPKPLRVFLNDIILRWIHLYRLGQGETDQLRHVTILEEVHNLFPRSLVEKQATNSLETVFREIRSFGEGLVNITQHPSLLPIYVLGNCNTQIYLGLQHEDDIETAKRALFLNRGDEVYLDRLAVGEGIVKIKGRIDPCYVRFPLVPVPKGAVLDDALDAGGDDASEENLG